Proteins from a genomic interval of Nocardia sp. BMG51109:
- a CDS encoding cupin domain-containing protein, which produces MSDDRFLCLSAGEVRPGRVPLPPAFAVKAATEDTEGRFSLLEVALARDIPRHTHHVADECIYVLDGELGVDFDDRTFTATAGMFVLLPHGIPHALRCVSDPPPRMLQISSPGGWECYLRDLFEAGPSVLTDGVLDPVKINPIAARYDIRYEER; this is translated from the coding sequence ATGTCCGATGATCGTTTTCTCTGCCTGTCTGCCGGTGAGGTCCGCCCCGGTCGTGTTCCACTACCGCCGGCATTCGCGGTGAAGGCCGCGACGGAGGACACCGAAGGGCGGTTCTCCCTGCTGGAAGTGGCTCTGGCGCGCGATATTCCGCGCCACACCCACCACGTCGCCGACGAATGCATCTATGTGCTGGACGGCGAACTCGGTGTGGACTTCGACGACCGGACGTTCACCGCGACGGCGGGCATGTTCGTGCTACTGCCACACGGGATTCCGCACGCGTTGCGGTGCGTCTCCGATCCGCCGCCGCGGATGCTGCAGATCTCCTCGCCCGGCGGGTGGGAGTGCTACCTGCGGGATCTGTTCGAGGCCGGCCCGTCGGTCCTGACCGACGGCGTGCTGGACCCGGTGAAGATCAACCCGATCGCCGCCAGGTACGACATCCGCTACGAAGAGCGGTAA
- a CDS encoding TetR/AcrR family transcriptional regulator has translation MSTPPAPRKARADAARNRERILETARMLFAERGSQVQLPEVARAAGVGIGTVYRHFPTLPDLIEAAAEQRFHEIETFARTECLEHTEPGQALVRYLHHVGEVLATDRGLSAAIEFTRRSTGSEPRGTARDRLESVIGEIIAVDRAAGTLREDCRTADIYLLVGAISATIRTRSGDWRRLVALALDGLRPRTAPKQDRPKI, from the coding sequence GTGTCAACACCACCGGCCCCGCGCAAGGCTCGCGCCGACGCCGCACGCAACCGAGAACGCATCCTGGAGACGGCTCGAATGTTGTTCGCCGAGCGTGGATCTCAGGTACAGCTCCCCGAGGTGGCACGCGCAGCCGGGGTCGGCATCGGCACGGTCTACCGCCACTTCCCCACACTGCCCGACCTCATCGAGGCCGCCGCCGAACAACGCTTCCACGAGATCGAGACCTTCGCCCGCACCGAATGCCTCGAACACACCGAGCCCGGACAGGCGCTGGTTCGCTATCTGCACCACGTCGGCGAGGTGCTCGCCACCGACCGCGGGCTGTCGGCGGCCATCGAATTCACGCGGCGGTCAACGGGCAGCGAACCGCGCGGGACGGCGCGGGACCGGCTCGAATCGGTCATCGGCGAGATCATCGCCGTCGACCGCGCCGCCGGCACACTCCGAGAGGACTGCCGCACCGCCGACATCTATCTACTCGTCGGCGCCATCTCGGCGACCATCCGAACCCGCAGCGGCGACTGGCGGCGACTGGTCGCCCTCGCCCTCGACGGCCTCCGGCCGCGAACCGCCCCGAAGCAGGACAGGCCGAAGATCTGA
- a CDS encoding bifunctional 2-polyprenyl-6-hydroxyphenol methylase/3-demethylubiquinol 3-O-methyltransferase UbiG: MSGRTPSQWEELTAADPAHSTWYVERFRTMAAEGRDIVGEARLVDAMLERGARILDAGCGPGRVGGYLHRAGHVVVGVDVDPVLIAAAEQDHPGPTWMVGDLAALDLPGRGIAADFDAIVCAGNVMTFLAPSTREAVLAGFARHLAPDGRAVVGFGADRGYEFPQFLADAENAGLTVDLRLSTWDLRPFTDESDFLVAVFSRTA, encoded by the coding sequence ATGAGCGGACGTACCCCCAGCCAGTGGGAGGAACTCACTGCTGCCGATCCGGCGCATTCGACGTGGTATGTGGAGCGGTTTCGGACGATGGCGGCCGAAGGCCGGGACATCGTCGGGGAGGCGCGGCTGGTCGATGCCATGCTCGAGCGCGGCGCCCGGATCCTGGACGCGGGGTGCGGTCCGGGGCGTGTGGGTGGCTACCTGCACCGAGCCGGTCACGTCGTGGTCGGCGTCGACGTCGACCCGGTGCTGATCGCCGCCGCGGAGCAGGACCATCCCGGCCCGACCTGGATGGTCGGCGATCTCGCCGCACTGGATCTGCCGGGCCGCGGCATCGCCGCCGACTTCGACGCCATCGTGTGCGCGGGAAACGTCATGACATTCCTGGCGCCGTCCACGCGGGAGGCCGTGCTGGCCGGGTTCGCCCGCCACCTCGCCCCGGACGGTCGAGCGGTGGTGGGGTTCGGCGCCGATCGCGGCTACGAGTTCCCGCAGTTCCTGGCCGACGCCGAAAACGCCGGACTCACAGTGGATCTGCGGCTGTCGACATGGGACCTGCGCCCGTTCACCGACGAGTCCGACTTTCTGGTGGCGGTGTTCTCGCGCACGGCGTGA
- a CDS encoding TetR/AcrR family transcriptional regulator produces MTNQGKRGLSSREKVIVAAAEMIGEDAGAALTVRAVAARAGVSTGSLRYHFPTQRELRDVVLTTIYDVALPDNQIIHDRSKPARDRLVECLRQVIAPAGVGRQAREAWAKVTEAFITPEPTDERRAAYLAMEQQGQRRVEYWLTVLTAEGALTEGDTARRARFLCTVLNGLSMERALPAEDSILESETRTLYTAVDAILRPPS; encoded by the coding sequence ATGACGAACCAGGGCAAGCGCGGTCTCAGCTCCCGAGAGAAGGTCATCGTGGCGGCCGCGGAGATGATCGGCGAGGATGCCGGCGCAGCACTGACCGTGCGGGCGGTCGCGGCGAGGGCCGGGGTGAGCACCGGCTCGCTCCGGTATCACTTCCCGACGCAACGCGAGCTACGCGACGTGGTGCTCACCACCATCTACGACGTCGCCCTCCCCGACAACCAGATCATCCACGACCGCTCGAAACCGGCCCGCGACCGGCTGGTCGAATGTCTCCGGCAGGTGATCGCGCCCGCCGGAGTGGGCCGGCAGGCGCGCGAGGCTTGGGCCAAGGTCACCGAGGCCTTCATCACTCCCGAGCCGACCGACGAGCGGCGCGCCGCATACCTGGCCATGGAGCAGCAGGGACAGCGCCGCGTCGAGTACTGGCTGACGGTCCTCACCGCCGAAGGCGCACTGACCGAAGGCGACACCGCACGGCGCGCCAGATTCCTGTGCACGGTCCTCAACGGACTCTCGATGGAGCGAGCACTCCCCGCCGAGGACTCGATCCTCGAATCCGAAACCCGAACCCTGTACACCGCCGTCGACGCCATCCTCCGACCACCCTCGTAG
- a CDS encoding alpha/beta hydrolase, which translates to MIRRSSAVLAAAAIVAGALVAAPASAEENPAAQVQWGACPAEVAAESPELQCATVPVPVDYSAPDGGTIDLMISKMPSTDPAGRRGVLLLNPGGPGGSGLTMATLLASRGLPESVRDSYDLIGMDTRGIGHSAAVSCGFTIDGKYTGNIPPYAVDDAAVTEQAKVAEDVADRCAANDKDGRMRTLSTANMARDLDRIRAALGEEKASFYGASYGSALGAAYASMFPERSDRIVLDSNLADTYLDQDGIRRFALGAEDTFPAFAAWLAERDGEYHLGSTPDAVREKYFELAEHLDKTPMPDLDGRAFRFITYFGLYSPEKYGSTADIWRSVRDNDAEGLRRALGVDGAAPPATGPHPVDNSWSVFISVTCNDVAWPKGVEPYRRAVAEDRGKYPLFGAAGANVMPCAFWHNEPAEPPVRVGNQGPNNVLLVQNRRDPVTPYRNAELLREKFGDRARLVSVDQSGHGAYVLHDNACSKATVTAFLVDGTMPADDLSCPAG; encoded by the coding sequence ATGATTCGAAGAAGTAGCGCGGTACTGGCGGCCGCCGCGATCGTAGCGGGGGCGTTGGTCGCGGCACCGGCCTCGGCCGAAGAGAACCCGGCGGCACAGGTGCAGTGGGGTGCGTGCCCCGCGGAGGTCGCCGCCGAATCGCCCGAATTGCAGTGTGCCACTGTGCCGGTGCCCGTGGATTACTCCGCACCGGACGGCGGCACGATCGATCTCATGATCTCGAAAATGCCCAGCACCGATCCGGCCGGGCGGCGCGGTGTGCTGCTGCTCAATCCCGGTGGGCCGGGTGGGTCCGGGTTGACCATGGCGACGCTGCTCGCGTCGAGAGGGCTGCCGGAGAGCGTCCGGGACAGCTATGACCTGATCGGCATGGATACCCGCGGCATCGGCCACTCCGCGGCGGTGAGCTGCGGCTTCACCATCGATGGCAAATACACCGGCAATATCCCGCCGTATGCGGTCGACGACGCGGCGGTCACCGAGCAGGCGAAGGTCGCCGAGGATGTCGCCGACCGGTGCGCGGCCAACGACAAGGACGGCCGGATGCGCACGCTGTCGACGGCGAACATGGCCCGCGACCTCGACCGGATCCGGGCGGCGCTCGGCGAGGAGAAGGCGAGCTTCTACGGCGCGTCCTACGGCTCGGCGCTCGGCGCCGCGTATGCGTCGATGTTCCCGGAGCGGTCGGACCGGATCGTGCTCGACAGCAACCTCGCGGATACCTATCTCGATCAGGACGGAATCCGCCGGTTCGCCCTCGGCGCCGAGGATACGTTCCCGGCATTCGCGGCATGGCTCGCGGAGCGAGACGGCGAGTACCACCTGGGTTCGACGCCGGATGCGGTGCGCGAGAAGTACTTCGAACTCGCGGAGCATCTCGACAAGACCCCGATGCCCGACCTCGACGGCCGAGCCTTCCGGTTCATCACCTACTTCGGGCTCTACAGCCCGGAGAAATACGGCTCGACCGCGGACATCTGGCGGTCGGTGCGCGACAACGACGCGGAGGGCCTCCGGCGGGCGCTGGGGGTGGACGGCGCGGCGCCGCCCGCGACGGGGCCGCACCCGGTCGACAACTCGTGGTCGGTGTTCATCTCGGTGACGTGCAACGACGTCGCGTGGCCGAAGGGGGTCGAGCCGTACCGGCGCGCGGTCGCCGAGGATCGCGGGAAGTACCCGCTCTTCGGCGCGGCCGGTGCCAACGTGATGCCGTGCGCCTTCTGGCACAACGAGCCCGCGGAGCCGCCGGTCCGGGTCGGCAACCAGGGGCCGAACAACGTCCTGCTCGTGCAGAACCGGCGAGATCCGGTGACGCCGTACCGGAATGCGGAACTGCTGCGCGAGAAGTTCGGTGACCGTGCGCGTTTGGTGAGTGTCGACCAGAGCGGCCACGGCGCCTATGTCCTGCACGACAACGCCTGCTCGAAGGCGACGGTCACGGCCTTCCTGGTCGACGGAACGATGCCGGCGGACGACCTGTCCTGCCCGGCAGGCTGA
- a CDS encoding SDR family oxidoreductase: protein MNDTKTALVTGANKGIGFAIAQGLGAIGFTVAVGARDDARREEAVRRLRAAGADAFGVALDVTSDDSVTAAAATVEQTAGRLDVLVNNAGIGGRTDGGAQDPTTLDLDVVRSVLDTNVFGVVRVTNAMLPLLARADSPRIVNMSSNMGSLTLRTGPILAAYAPSKSMLNSVTAQYARRLADTNIIVNAGCPGYVATDFTGFDAPRTPAQGAAIAIRLATLPDDGPRGGFFDDEGVVPW, encoded by the coding sequence GTGAACGACACGAAGACCGCGCTGGTCACCGGCGCGAACAAGGGAATCGGCTTCGCCATCGCCCAGGGCCTCGGAGCGATCGGCTTCACGGTCGCGGTGGGAGCCCGCGACGACGCCAGGCGCGAGGAGGCCGTCCGGCGGCTGCGTGCCGCGGGCGCCGACGCGTTCGGGGTCGCCCTCGACGTCACCTCCGACGACAGCGTCACCGCGGCGGCGGCGACCGTCGAGCAGACGGCAGGACGGCTGGATGTGCTGGTCAACAATGCGGGCATCGGCGGCCGGACCGACGGTGGCGCGCAGGACCCGACGACGCTCGATCTCGACGTCGTCCGCTCCGTCCTCGACACGAACGTGTTCGGGGTCGTTCGGGTGACCAACGCGATGCTCCCGCTGCTCGCCCGTGCCGACTCGCCGCGCATCGTCAACATGTCGAGCAACATGGGCTCCCTGACACTGCGGACCGGCCCGATCCTGGCCGCGTACGCACCGTCGAAGTCGATGCTCAACAGCGTCACGGCGCAGTACGCCCGCCGCCTCGCCGACACGAACATCATCGTGAACGCCGGCTGTCCCGGTTACGTCGCCACCGATTTCACCGGCTTCGACGCACCCAGGACACCCGCGCAAGGCGCCGCCATCGCGATCCGGCTCGCCACCCTGCCGGACGACGGACCGCGCGGCGGCTTCTTCGACGACGAGGGCGTCGTCCCCTGGTGA
- a CDS encoding LysR family transcriptional regulator yields the protein MDDLETRELRYFVAVAEELHFGRAADRLGIAQPPLSRAIRQLEHRLGVRLFDRDRRGVALTEAGRALLREARAALDAVAAAARRTRRAGNPERPLVLATKAGASHELLSRLLDVCAGEPGVPPVEVLLCEVGEQAGLLRDGHADVALMHRPFDDLAGFDTENLCVEGQVAILPAKHPLASRERLTLADVRDVPDLPIARWPRLDGTYPDGPGPEVHTQSKLAQLVALGRTLLVIPASSRAWQWPEHVAVPVVDAPDVTTVIAWPPHSRSAAVAAVVRAAAGIGDAELSSPAAI from the coding sequence GTGGACGACCTCGAGACCCGCGAGCTCCGGTACTTCGTCGCCGTCGCCGAGGAATTGCACTTCGGTCGCGCCGCCGACCGGCTCGGGATCGCGCAACCGCCGCTCTCCCGGGCGATCCGGCAGCTGGAGCACCGGCTCGGCGTCCGGCTCTTCGACCGCGATCGCCGCGGCGTGGCGCTCACCGAGGCCGGCCGGGCGCTCCTGCGGGAGGCCCGAGCGGCCCTCGATGCGGTCGCGGCCGCCGCGCGCCGGACGCGGCGTGCCGGAAATCCGGAGCGGCCGCTGGTGCTCGCGACGAAGGCCGGGGCGTCGCACGAGCTGCTGAGCCGGCTTCTCGACGTGTGTGCGGGCGAACCCGGCGTGCCACCCGTCGAGGTCCTCCTGTGCGAGGTCGGCGAGCAGGCGGGGCTGCTGCGCGACGGGCACGCCGACGTGGCGCTCATGCATCGCCCGTTCGACGACCTCGCCGGGTTCGATACCGAAAACCTCTGCGTCGAAGGCCAAGTCGCGATCCTTCCCGCGAAGCATCCGCTCGCGTCGCGCGAGCGGCTCACGCTGGCGGATGTCCGCGATGTGCCGGACCTGCCGATCGCTCGATGGCCGCGGCTGGACGGGACCTACCCGGACGGGCCCGGACCGGAGGTGCACACCCAGTCGAAACTCGCTCAGCTCGTGGCGCTCGGTAGGACGCTGCTCGTCATCCCCGCCTCCAGCCGGGCCTGGCAGTGGCCCGAACACGTCGCGGTACCCGTCGTCGACGCGCCGGACGTCACGACGGTGATCGCGTGGCCGCCGCACAGTCGATCCGCGGCGGTTGCCGCGGTCGTCCGGGCGGCGGCCGGGATCGGCGACGCCGAACTGTCTTCGCCCGCAGCGATATAA
- a CDS encoding TetR/AcrR family transcriptional regulator, with translation MAKRATAEKRPRRERGSLNPEDILDGAFELAEQVSLDNLSMPMLGKHLDVGVTSIYWYFRKKDDLLNAMTDRALRQYVDFVTPFVEARGWQESLRRHARTMRDTFRGNPILCDLILIRSALSPEAAQLGARQTEQVIANLVEAGLSLDDAVDTYSAVQLHVHGTVVLQRLYDKNKESEAGPSAYYENLTISPDTTPLLAEASSKGLHSGAPDDRNFEYGLDCVLEHAARLIESGSATKPKRSAAKKAPAKAATTKAATTKTTAKKTTTAAKAPAKKTTAKRTTTAKTSPRRPAKAAARK, from the coding sequence ATGGCTAAGCGGGCAACCGCGGAGAAACGACCGCGGCGCGAGCGCGGTTCCCTCAATCCCGAGGATATTCTCGACGGTGCGTTCGAGCTGGCCGAGCAGGTGTCGCTGGACAACCTGAGCATGCCGATGCTGGGCAAGCATCTCGACGTCGGCGTCACGAGCATCTACTGGTACTTCCGCAAGAAGGACGACCTGCTCAACGCGATGACCGACCGCGCCCTGCGCCAGTACGTCGACTTCGTCACCCCGTTCGTCGAGGCCCGCGGCTGGCAGGAGTCGCTGCGCAGGCACGCTCGCACGATGCGGGATACGTTCCGGGGCAACCCGATCCTCTGCGATCTCATCCTGATCAGGTCGGCGCTGAGCCCCGAGGCCGCGCAGCTCGGCGCCCGCCAGACCGAGCAGGTGATCGCCAACCTCGTCGAGGCCGGGCTGTCGCTGGACGACGCCGTCGACACCTACTCGGCGGTCCAGCTGCATGTCCACGGAACCGTTGTGCTGCAACGCCTTTACGATAAGAACAAGGAATCCGAGGCCGGCCCGAGCGCCTACTACGAAAACCTCACCATCTCCCCCGACACCACTCCCCTACTGGCGGAAGCGAGTTCGAAGGGCTTGCACAGCGGCGCCCCCGACGACCGCAACTTCGAGTACGGCCTCGACTGCGTCCTGGAGCACGCCGCCCGGCTGATCGAATCCGGCTCGGCCACCAAGCCGAAGAGGTCCGCCGCCAAGAAGGCCCCGGCGAAGGCCGCGACCACGAAGGCCGCGACCACGAAGACGACAGCCAAGAAGACGACGACGGCCGCGAAGGCACCCGCCAAGAAGACGACGGCCAAGCGGACCACGACGGCCAAGACATCACCCCGCCGTCCCGCCAAGGCGGCCGCGCGAAAGTAG
- a CDS encoding SDR family NAD(P)-dependent oxidoreductase has protein sequence MDLGLKDAAAVVVGGSRGMGLATARCLADEGARVAVVGRSRADLDNAVGDLAHRGSPDALGLVADVRDTAGIDAAFAELGSRWDGRLNVLINTVGPTVQGRFDMLTDEQWHEAVDDGVLSMTRCVRAALPLLRAADWARIVNFSAHSTQRQSIPLAAYTAAKAMLTSASKNLSLLLAPDEILVNVVSPGTFVTPSLIGWARSVGVESDDPYELMSAIAGHYGHPAQLPRAGRPEEIGPVVAFLASRRNSYMTGADVNVDGGSDFT, from the coding sequence ATGGATTTGGGGTTGAAGGACGCCGCCGCGGTGGTGGTCGGCGGCAGCCGGGGAATGGGCCTGGCCACGGCGCGCTGCCTGGCCGACGAGGGCGCCCGGGTGGCCGTGGTCGGCCGCTCCCGCGCCGACCTCGACAACGCGGTCGGTGATCTTGCTCACCGAGGCAGTCCGGACGCCCTCGGCCTGGTCGCGGACGTGCGCGACACCGCCGGGATCGATGCCGCGTTCGCCGAACTCGGAAGTCGCTGGGACGGCCGGCTCAACGTACTGATCAATACCGTCGGGCCGACGGTGCAGGGCCGCTTCGACATGCTGACCGACGAGCAGTGGCACGAGGCCGTCGACGACGGCGTGCTGTCGATGACCCGTTGCGTGCGCGCGGCACTGCCGCTGCTCCGCGCCGCCGACTGGGCCCGGATCGTCAACTTCTCGGCGCATTCGACTCAGCGCCAGAGCATTCCGCTGGCGGCCTACACGGCCGCGAAGGCGATGCTGACGAGCGCGTCGAAGAATCTGTCGCTGCTGCTCGCCCCGGACGAGATCCTCGTGAACGTGGTGTCGCCCGGCACGTTCGTCACCCCGTCGCTGATCGGCTGGGCTCGCTCGGTCGGTGTCGAGAGCGACGACCCCTACGAGCTGATGTCCGCGATCGCCGGCCACTACGGCCATCCGGCCCAGCTGCCCCGCGCGGGCCGCCCCGAGGAGATCGGACCGGTCGTCGCATTCCTCGCCTCGCGACGGAACTCCTACATGACCGGAGCGGACGTCAACGTCGACGGCGGCTCCGACTTCACCTGA
- a CDS encoding phosphotransferase family protein, with translation MGALMSVRWFTTGLAVGLAAREGLRAGLDRVVPGPAAIPRRAEEITARWLATALGAPPGAIDSVRVLESGSGTAARARMAVKSDRGDIPEQLFVKLPPRDYLQHVLMNVFRLGTREVHAYRALGPNPPVRVPRCHVAQHDRIRRRNILVLEDLSEVAQFRTVVDTVTRDEAEAVVDAMADLHAAFWGTGRFAGDLRPLAVRTAADIRLGDLIRRQFLGQITGHAADLVPDAMKQRCRIFYRRSAAIDTFWAAQPRTLIHADPHLGNLFFTEGGPGLLDWQIATAGAGIRDIAYFANASVEPVLLRRIERALVERYTARLDAAGIGVDAERMWTLYRAAITELFLAAVCTAEAGERMQPFEVSRVGVERAVAGVAAHDSFDVLAALIDGKQV, from the coding sequence GTGGGCGCGCTCATGAGCGTGCGATGGTTCACGACGGGTCTCGCTGTGGGACTGGCTGCGCGAGAAGGGCTTCGGGCCGGGCTCGATCGCGTCGTGCCCGGCCCGGCAGCTATTCCGCGGCGAGCCGAGGAGATCACCGCACGCTGGCTCGCGACCGCGCTCGGTGCTCCGCCGGGCGCGATCGACTCGGTGCGCGTGCTGGAGTCCGGCTCCGGCACGGCGGCGCGCGCTCGCATGGCCGTGAAATCCGATCGCGGCGATATTCCGGAGCAGTTGTTCGTGAAACTGCCGCCGCGGGATTATCTTCAGCACGTCTTGATGAACGTCTTCCGGCTGGGGACCCGGGAGGTGCACGCCTACCGCGCGCTGGGTCCGAATCCGCCGGTCCGGGTGCCGCGATGCCATGTGGCGCAGCATGATCGGATTCGGCGGCGGAACATTCTGGTCCTGGAGGATCTCTCGGAGGTGGCGCAGTTCCGCACCGTTGTCGACACGGTGACGCGGGACGAGGCGGAGGCCGTCGTCGACGCCATGGCCGATCTGCATGCCGCGTTCTGGGGGACCGGCCGGTTCGCCGGTGATCTCCGTCCGCTCGCCGTGCGGACGGCGGCCGATATCCGCCTCGGCGATCTCATCCGCCGGCAGTTCCTGGGGCAGATCACCGGGCATGCCGCCGATCTCGTCCCCGACGCGATGAAGCAACGGTGCCGAATCTTCTACCGGCGCAGCGCCGCTATCGATACCTTCTGGGCCGCGCAACCGCGGACGCTCATCCACGCCGACCCGCACCTGGGCAACCTCTTCTTCACCGAGGGCGGGCCGGGACTGCTGGACTGGCAGATCGCGACGGCCGGTGCGGGTATCCGCGATATCGCCTACTTCGCGAATGCCTCGGTCGAGCCGGTGCTGCTGCGACGGATCGAACGCGCTCTCGTCGAGCGCTACACCGCCCGGCTCGACGCCGCCGGTATCGGTGTCGACGCCGAGCGGATGTGGACGCTGTATCGGGCGGCGATCACCGAACTGTTCCTCGCCGCCGTCTGCACCGCCGAGGCCGGGGAGCGCATGCAGCCGTTCGAGGTGTCGCGGGTCGGTGTCGAGCGCGCGGTCGCCGGGGTCGCGGCGCACGACAGCTTCGACGTACTGGCGGCACTGATCGACGGCAAGCAGGTGTGA
- a CDS encoding AAA family ATPase — protein MNTDFYLATGTEVQLFERAFHQRMPVMLTGPTGCGKTRLVEHMGHLLGRPVVTISCHDDLTSSDLVGRFLVSGGDVTWTDGPLTRAVKSGALCYLDEVVEARHDSLAVLHSLTDHRRTLFLDRADEVVAAPASFMLVCSYNPAYRSSLKELKPSFRQRFVTLAMDYLPAERETEVLVEESGVALPVARRLVHCANTIRHADDVFHFEPPSTRVLVAAARLVAAGADELEAAEACVLAPLSGDGAIHEGLREIAAASLLAADDSPV, from the coding sequence GTGAATACCGATTTCTACCTTGCCACGGGCACCGAGGTGCAGCTGTTCGAGCGCGCCTTCCACCAGCGGATGCCGGTCATGCTCACCGGACCGACCGGGTGCGGGAAGACCCGCCTGGTCGAGCACATGGGCCATCTGCTCGGCCGGCCCGTGGTCACGATCAGCTGTCACGACGATCTCACCAGTTCGGATCTCGTCGGCCGGTTCCTGGTGTCCGGCGGCGACGTCACCTGGACCGACGGCCCGCTGACCAGGGCGGTCAAGTCCGGTGCGCTGTGCTATCTGGACGAGGTGGTCGAGGCCCGGCACGATTCGCTGGCCGTACTGCATTCGCTCACCGACCACCGGCGCACGCTGTTTCTCGACCGCGCGGACGAGGTGGTCGCGGCGCCGGCGTCGTTCATGCTGGTCTGCTCGTACAACCCGGCGTATCGCAGCTCCCTCAAGGAGCTGAAGCCGTCGTTCCGGCAGCGCTTCGTCACCCTCGCCATGGACTACCTGCCGGCCGAGCGCGAAACCGAGGTGCTGGTCGAGGAGTCCGGTGTCGCGTTGCCGGTTGCCCGGCGACTCGTCCACTGCGCCAACACCATTCGCCATGCCGACGACGTCTTCCACTTCGAGCCGCCGTCGACCCGCGTGCTGGTGGCCGCGGCGCGGCTGGTCGCCGCGGGCGCCGACGAGCTCGAGGCCGCCGAGGCATGCGTGCTGGCGCCGCTGAGCGGCGACGGCGCCATTCACGAAGGTCTGCGTGAGATAGCGGCGGCAAGCCTGCTCGCCGCGGACGACTCACCGGTGTGA